The Shewanella sp. NFH-SH190041 genome has a window encoding:
- a CDS encoding type VI secretion system Vgr family protein, producing the protein MANRLQFTLSVSGLADNTFGVTAFEHTESLSAPFACDLTLVSRHEQLKPDNIIDQQATLTLWQAGEAVRHINGIINAFTQGDCGFHLAQYRMTLVPALARLSLRHNSRIFQALSVPEIMTVLLQEMGIDNYAFSLAHQPAKREFCVQYRETDLAFLSRIAAEEGISYTFCHDADKHTVLFFDESQLTPTLPRGLPYNALVGQRAPESYIRSFALTSRSKHSAVQLKDYSFKKPAYSFLNTAYAGENHAQQANYEYFDYPGRYKNDVTGKAFTRYRLEQLRADAIEATGDSNIAELVPGHRFTLLDHPDDGISRHWLPIHVRHIGTQPQAREETAADGITTYNNHFQVIPADRQWRPTVMTKPLVDGPMIATVTGPKGEEIFCDEFGRVKVKFPWDRYSVGDDNSSCWVRVSQGWAGAQYGMVALPRVGHEVIVSFLNGDPDQPIITGRTFNAVNPLPYPLPEHKTRTVMRTETHQGDGYNELRFEDQAGQEEIYVHAQRDMNNLVEHDLRNTVTHNLHLSVGKQRLTHIKGPDHCTVEGETRLLSKGDHTLATQASLNMKQRQNFAAEAGQAIHLKAGTQLVLEAGAGLTLKVGGSFIKIDASGVSLVGPAINLNSGGSATSGAGYQGKPPKLPEKVTKQGPAAQPEEIEVEEESYLTSDSPQIKTAESSDGDIFQAHQQQSQTTSKQKNSKRVQPSLSMLRFMPSR; encoded by the coding sequence GTGGCCAACCGGTTGCAATTTACCTTAAGTGTCAGCGGTCTCGCTGACAATACGTTCGGTGTGACGGCATTTGAGCATACCGAGTCCCTTTCCGCTCCTTTTGCCTGTGACCTCACCCTTGTCAGCCGCCATGAACAACTTAAACCCGATAATATTATCGACCAACAAGCTACATTAACCCTCTGGCAAGCTGGTGAAGCGGTTCGCCACATCAATGGCATTATCAATGCGTTTACTCAAGGGGACTGTGGTTTTCATCTGGCACAATATCGGATGACCCTTGTACCTGCACTGGCCAGATTGTCATTACGTCACAACAGCCGGATTTTTCAAGCCTTGTCCGTCCCCGAGATCATGACGGTCCTGTTACAGGAAATGGGGATCGATAATTATGCTTTTTCGCTCGCTCACCAACCGGCAAAACGTGAGTTCTGTGTACAATACCGCGAAACCGACTTAGCATTTCTATCTCGCATCGCCGCTGAAGAAGGGATCAGTTACACCTTTTGCCATGATGCAGATAAACATACTGTGCTGTTTTTTGATGAAAGCCAACTGACGCCAACCCTGCCGCGGGGACTGCCTTATAACGCATTGGTCGGGCAAAGGGCACCTGAATCATATATCCGTAGCTTTGCACTGACCTCTCGGAGTAAACACTCAGCAGTGCAATTAAAGGATTACAGCTTTAAAAAGCCCGCCTACAGTTTTCTTAATACGGCCTACGCTGGAGAAAATCATGCCCAGCAAGCTAATTATGAGTATTTTGACTATCCCGGCCGTTACAAAAATGATGTTACCGGCAAAGCCTTTACCCGTTATCGCTTAGAACAATTACGAGCAGATGCGATTGAAGCCACTGGAGATAGCAATATCGCCGAGCTGGTTCCAGGGCACCGTTTTACTTTACTTGATCATCCGGATGACGGTATCAGCCGTCATTGGTTACCCATACACGTCCGGCACATCGGTACTCAACCCCAAGCTCGGGAAGAAACCGCAGCTGATGGCATCACCACCTACAATAACCACTTTCAAGTTATTCCGGCCGACCGACAGTGGCGCCCTACTGTTATGACAAAACCCTTGGTTGACGGCCCGATGATTGCCACGGTGACAGGCCCCAAAGGCGAAGAGATTTTTTGTGATGAATTTGGCCGGGTCAAGGTGAAGTTTCCTTGGGATCGCTATAGCGTCGGGGATGACAATAGCTCCTGTTGGGTGCGGGTCTCTCAGGGCTGGGCCGGCGCACAATACGGCATGGTGGCATTGCCCCGGGTCGGTCATGAAGTCATTGTGTCCTTTCTTAACGGTGATCCCGATCAGCCGATTATCACCGGACGCACCTTCAACGCCGTTAATCCATTGCCTTACCCGCTGCCGGAGCATAAAACCCGTACAGTGATGCGCACCGAAACCCACCAGGGCGATGGCTATAACGAGTTGCGGTTTGAAGACCAAGCGGGACAAGAGGAAATTTACGTCCATGCGCAACGCGATATGAACAACTTAGTTGAACATGATCTGCGCAATACCGTGACACATAACTTGCATCTGTCGGTAGGCAAGCAGCGTTTAACCCATATCAAGGGCCCTGATCACTGCACAGTTGAGGGTGAAACCCGACTATTGAGTAAGGGGGATCACACTCTGGCCACCCAGGCCTCCCTGAATATGAAACAGCGGCAAAATTTCGCCGCCGAGGCCGGTCAAGCCATACACCTCAAGGCGGGGACCCAGTTGGTACTGGAGGCCGGAGCCGGATTGACCCTGAAAGTGGGTGGTAGCTTTATCAAAATCGATGCCAGTGGGGTGTCACTGGTGGGGCCAGCCATTAACCTCAACTCCGGTGGTAGTGCCACATCCGGTGCCGGTTACCAAGGTAAACCGCCTAAATTGCCAGAAAAAGTCACTAAACAGGGACCCGCTGCACAACCTGAAGAGATAGAAGTGGAAGAAGAGTCTTACCTCACAAGCGACTCACCACAAATTAAAACAGCTGAGAGTTCAGATGGGGACATTTTTCAGGCCCATCAACAACAAAGCCAAACGACATCAAAACAAAAAAACAGCAAAAGAGTACAACCATCTTTGTCAATGCTGCGATTTATGCCGTCACGATAA
- a CDS encoding glycoside hydrolase family 19 protein — translation MKIVFPMKLHDGSEITSVERFWDKLKRESAGTFLMGSNNVWHGGIHLTNENNIWDPTGAVRAIADGELVAYRHASTPFNHTLEPDHDTAATDNANNANNANNANNANNAHTSSTAPVQMDLNTAPGFCLVKHKYEAKEGELKNEMTFYSLYMHLAGENRYTSTYRIKSDGIHTYNSTVGDDQRLRRLNHLARQGAEVQIYNIPEPLVPITGPAQTPVTITPPLIYNGNNTFRLVSYVSKQTGEPDQFYIASQFVEEKAPTRPKWMTQPKCTVKSNANLRDNEVSATDGSSEIGDPVAGILKGSEVLCVTPGKVFNRGTIHYIKVRVLTSKEVDANNQPYNMYHNGSPLNRAIVGEVHWIATSLLMPPTEQFTATIDQIVVCDPPKPIKAGSLLGFWGENESATMDDMHDRDTLGVHIETFIAAADEDETAMKNCIKNQGGLTKGLQYLMIHHPVATYNQSASDAAFISTGATQAAFTSPKFISPNDIVEHTALKYIKVADNAYVMESDPHVTLFSQHDWGKLGITTVDASSDRNGFLERGDLTSITSEGTENFQTIYNLIVNHNDELIPGKIRDDNIATKIHNLIIKYQSEWSRDTWSALESKLQNKPNLLQFCQQFFRAMAWITPEIINNGLSQHLWHMHPVQCLNVISKTPFKFTLQILKNVFTISLKNNKHNTKLQGIADELNRHLEFYQLDTALKRTHFFAQVLQEVGHNISIEESAIYRAAYLKSISSGARQRRYPEPDGRLYVDVHAYSYKIGKTPYKSDGNPLNHNDKIIILNTMYGNRHDLGNRGWNTNDGWDYRGRGLKQLTGRFNYINFNNWHATNQLQWPNDIIDAVNTPDIILNLKYATRSAAYFWLNASSESNPDSNAHCYDYANEASDIAVERITNIVNYQTNSRQARINNFWHLWNSKVLF, via the coding sequence ATGAAAATCGTATTTCCGATGAAGCTCCACGATGGCAGCGAAATCACAAGTGTTGAACGGTTTTGGGACAAACTCAAAAGAGAAAGTGCGGGCACCTTCCTTATGGGCAGTAACAATGTCTGGCATGGTGGGATCCACCTAACCAACGAGAACAATATCTGGGATCCCACGGGGGCCGTGAGAGCTATCGCTGACGGTGAACTGGTCGCCTACCGTCATGCAAGCACGCCATTTAACCATACATTAGAGCCTGATCATGACACTGCAGCTACCGATAATGCAAACAATGCAAACAATGCAAACAATGCAAACAATGCAAACAATGCACATACATCTTCAACAGCGCCAGTCCAAATGGACTTAAATACCGCCCCTGGCTTTTGTTTGGTGAAGCATAAATATGAAGCTAAGGAAGGTGAACTAAAAAATGAGATGACCTTTTATAGTCTTTATATGCACCTTGCGGGAGAAAATCGTTATACATCGACATATCGTATAAAAAGCGATGGTATTCATACTTATAATTCTACAGTCGGTGATGACCAACGGTTAAGACGATTAAATCATTTAGCTCGCCAAGGCGCTGAAGTACAGATATATAATATTCCCGAGCCTCTCGTCCCCATAACCGGACCTGCCCAAACGCCTGTAACAATAACACCGCCACTCATTTATAATGGAAATAATACATTTAGGCTGGTCAGTTACGTATCCAAGCAAACTGGAGAGCCAGATCAATTTTACATCGCTTCACAATTTGTTGAAGAAAAAGCACCAACAAGACCTAAATGGATGACTCAGCCTAAATGTACGGTAAAAAGCAACGCAAACCTGCGTGACAACGAGGTCTCGGCTACCGACGGTTCGTCGGAAATTGGTGACCCCGTAGCCGGAATATTAAAAGGTAGCGAAGTATTATGTGTTACGCCAGGTAAAGTGTTCAATCGTGGAACAATTCATTATATCAAAGTGCGGGTACTAACCTCTAAAGAGGTGGACGCGAATAACCAACCTTACAACATGTATCATAACGGGTCCCCCCTGAATAGAGCGATCGTCGGTGAAGTCCATTGGATTGCGACAAGTCTTTTGATGCCCCCAACAGAACAATTCACGGCAACGATAGATCAGATAGTGGTGTGCGATCCACCTAAACCGATAAAAGCCGGTAGCTTGCTGGGATTCTGGGGCGAAAATGAATCGGCAACAATGGATGATATGCATGATCGCGATACATTAGGGGTTCACATAGAAACGTTTATCGCCGCTGCCGATGAAGATGAAACGGCAATGAAAAACTGTATCAAAAACCAAGGTGGATTAACCAAAGGTCTGCAATATCTGATGATTCACCATCCGGTTGCAACGTATAATCAATCTGCATCTGATGCCGCTTTTATTTCAACCGGTGCGACTCAGGCCGCGTTCACCTCCCCCAAATTTATCTCACCTAACGATATTGTTGAACATACAGCCCTTAAATATATCAAAGTTGCTGATAATGCGTATGTCATGGAAAGCGACCCGCATGTGACACTCTTCAGTCAACACGATTGGGGGAAATTGGGGATCACTACTGTAGATGCAAGTAGCGATAGAAACGGTTTTCTAGAACGAGGAGATTTAACCAGTATTACAAGTGAGGGAACAGAAAACTTTCAAACCATTTATAACCTGATTGTTAATCATAATGATGAACTTATACCTGGAAAGATAAGAGATGATAATATTGCGACCAAAATTCATAACTTAATAATTAAATATCAATCAGAATGGTCTAGAGATACTTGGAGTGCATTAGAGAGTAAATTACAAAATAAGCCAAATTTATTACAATTCTGCCAACAATTTTTCCGAGCCATGGCATGGATAACCCCTGAAATAATTAATAATGGCCTAAGTCAGCATCTTTGGCATATGCACCCTGTTCAGTGTTTAAACGTCATATCAAAGACACCATTTAAGTTCACACTACAAATACTGAAAAATGTTTTTACCATTTCATTAAAAAATAACAAACACAATACTAAGCTACAGGGTATTGCTGATGAGCTCAATCGACACCTTGAATTTTATCAATTAGATACTGCATTAAAGAGAACCCATTTTTTTGCCCAAGTTTTGCAAGAAGTAGGTCATAATATAAGTATTGAGGAAAGTGCAATTTATCGTGCAGCGTATTTAAAAAGTATTAGTTCGGGTGCAAGGCAAAGAAGATACCCAGAGCCTGATGGAAGACTGTATGTCGATGTGCATGCATACTCTTATAAAATAGGAAAGACTCCCTATAAAAGTGATGGTAATCCTTTAAATCATAATGATAAAATCATTATATTAAATACAATGTATGGAAATAGACATGATCTAGGAAATAGAGGTTGGAATACTAATGATGGTTGGGATTATCGAGGAAGAGGATTGAAACAACTCACAGGAAGGTTTAATTACATAAATTTCAATAATTGGCATGCAACAAATCAATTACAATGGCCAAATGATATTATTGACGCTGTTAATACCCCTGATATTATATTAAATTTGAAGTATGCTACTCGGTCAGCAGCCTATTTTTGGCTTAATGCTAGCAGTGAAAGTAATCCTGACTCAAATGCTCATTGCTATGATTATGCAAATGAAGCAAGTGATATAGCTGTTGAGAGAATTACAAATATTGTCAATTACCAAACTAACAGCCGGCAAGCACGTATCAATAATTTTTGGCATTTATGGAATAGTAAGGTTTTATTTTGA
- a CDS encoding transposase: MTTARRQLIDAEATPYYHVINRCVRRAFLCGEDKVSGCSYEHRRGWIVDKIRLLSSVFCIDVCAYAVMSNHYHLVLNIDLETQKHLSPFEVIERWTQLFSGHAVAAKFLTGETLCDGERMLLDSLIAKWQERLGSISWFMRCLNEEIARKANREDGCKGVFWEGRFKSQALLDEQAVLACMMYVDLNPIRAGIADSLQTSDYTSIQERLQGQIQMKGLPTEDKPSPTPSPLSIKPLLPFDGAATAARQSGIPFHFADYLELIDWTGRAVREDKKGFINSSRPKLLTELGIRDDAWLTSAKEFRRQYSGISGQWDAMCAMKAKVGGKWCRGKQSSMALHPD; encoded by the coding sequence ATGACCACTGCCCGCCGTCAGTTAATTGATGCTGAGGCCACGCCTTATTACCATGTGATTAACCGCTGTGTCCGACGGGCATTTTTGTGTGGCGAGGATAAGGTTTCCGGATGCAGTTACGAACACAGACGGGGCTGGATAGTGGATAAAATTAGGCTGTTGTCATCGGTGTTCTGCATTGATGTTTGTGCCTATGCCGTGATGTCCAATCACTATCATCTGGTGCTGAACATCGACCTTGAAACGCAAAAACACTTGTCCCCCTTTGAGGTGATTGAGCGCTGGACTCAGCTTTTCAGTGGTCATGCTGTTGCCGCCAAGTTTTTAACCGGTGAGACGCTGTGTGACGGCGAGCGCATGTTACTGGATAGTTTGATAGCCAAGTGGCAAGAGCGTCTTGGCAGTATCAGCTGGTTTATGCGCTGCCTGAATGAAGAAATTGCCCGCAAAGCCAACCGGGAAGATGGCTGTAAAGGCGTGTTTTGGGAAGGGCGTTTTAAATCTCAGGCTCTGCTGGATGAACAGGCAGTGTTGGCCTGCATGATGTATGTGGACTTAAACCCCATACGGGCAGGGATAGCCGACTCGCTGCAAACTTCAGACTACACCTCGATTCAGGAGCGGCTTCAGGGGCAAATTCAGATGAAAGGACTCCCCACAGAAGATAAACCTTCTCCAACGCCCAGTCCCCTTTCAATCAAGCCGTTACTGCCTTTTGATGGCGCGGCAACAGCAGCCAGACAAAGCGGTATTCCGTTTCATTTTGCCGATTATCTGGAACTGATTGACTGGACCGGCAGGGCGGTGCGGGAAGACAAAAAAGGTTTTATTAACTCAAGCAGACCCAAACTGCTAACTGAACTAGGTATCCGGGACGATGCCTGGTTGACCTCAGCCAAGGAGTTTCGTCGCCAGTATAGTGGTATCAGTGGTCAATGGGATGCCATGTGCGCCATGAAAGCTAAAGTTGGCGGCAAGTGGTGCCGGGGAAAACAGTCCAGTATGGCGCTGCATCCCGATTAA
- a CDS encoding AHH domain-containing protein yields MPVSVGENSSSLKRLAESDMYNINRASNGISLPTDVDESLRLQIPVHHDGHLASYYDNVATRLAELDSIQNELTNSELLEQVSLIEDGIRSDLLNSKIRLHIKGY; encoded by the coding sequence ATACCCGTTAGTGTAGGTGAAAATTCAAGTTCTCTGAAACGACTAGCAGAATCAGATATGTATAATATAAATAGAGCTAGCAATGGGATATCCCTACCTACAGATGTAGATGAGTCCTTAAGATTACAAATACCTGTGCACCATGACGGTCACTTAGCGAGCTATTATGATAATGTAGCAACTCGGCTAGCTGAACTTGATAGCATCCAAAACGAACTTACTAATTCTGAATTATTGGAACAAGTTAGTTTGATTGAAGATGGAATTAGATCAGATTTATTAAATTCAAAAATAAGATTGCATATTAAAGGTTATTAA
- a CDS encoding imm11 family protein has translation MYYVLKCDPDFSLVKYLDWLNIGECDFSPKQSEPWLKNKNFKLILSLQEYQEKKLSDCFFCSILTLISQDFKNVLKKHSSQIEFVPASIWCGEYEFNFYAMHMLNHLDALDIEKSIFAEVKFKRIAGITSLVLKEDKINNSKVFMLKNTYTSIFIVSDEFVRDVEKANLKGMKFIPVNEYRENVQGVSIT, from the coding sequence ATGTATTATGTTCTTAAATGTGACCCTGATTTTTCATTAGTAAAATATTTAGATTGGTTGAATATAGGGGAGTGTGATTTTTCTCCAAAGCAATCTGAGCCTTGGCTTAAAAATAAAAACTTCAAACTCATACTATCTTTGCAAGAATATCAAGAAAAAAAATTATCTGACTGTTTTTTCTGTAGTATACTAACTTTAATTTCCCAAGATTTTAAAAATGTGCTCAAAAAACATTCATCACAAATTGAATTTGTGCCTGCATCAATTTGGTGTGGAGAATATGAATTTAATTTTTATGCAATGCATATGCTAAATCATTTAGATGCTCTAGATATTGAAAAATCAATATTTGCAGAGGTAAAGTTTAAAAGAATAGCTGGCATAACTAGTTTAGTTTTAAAAGAAGATAAAATTAACAATTCCAAAGTTTTCATGTTAAAAAACACTTACACGTCTATTTTTATTGTTAGCGATGAATTTGTCAGAGATGTCGAAAAAGCGAATCTTAAAGGGATGAAATTTATTCCAGTAAATGAGTACCGAGAAAATGTTCAAGGTGTGTCAATAACATAG
- a CDS encoding putative toxin: MQITQPSGQHQSFSYNAYGKISIDGFIPDLPVNSEYGVTDIKNVQHLANSDQLRAFYKHAVSNKMEFSIIISPRTKYVSGPLLDQIRNTNGKLYEYNQDTKTLTPIDIGSDGLWKR, encoded by the coding sequence GTGCAGATTACTCAGCCCAGCGGCCAGCACCAATCCTTCAGTTATAACGCTTACGGCAAAATTTCAATTGATGGATTCATTCCTGATCTTCCAGTAAATAGCGAATATGGCGTTACAGATATTAAAAATGTTCAACACCTAGCAAACTCTGATCAGCTTAGAGCTTTTTATAAGCATGCCGTATCTAACAAAATGGAGTTCAGCATTATAATATCACCGAGAACAAAATATGTTTCAGGTCCACTTTTGGATCAAATTAGAAATACAAATGGCAAGTTGTATGAATATAATCAAGATACAAAAACCTTAACGCCTATTGATATAGGAAGTGATGGGTTATGGAAGAGGTAA
- a CDS encoding HD domain-containing protein, whose translation MSLNNEPPTCVVDPATLLHRSSLLPPQTVGYCRVLQCREELDCCDQPFKRLQLSNHAGTCWAFDFNYSFSHHDVFPGQLAWVSLARQRGDWTILLHVSELVVSKPPGEQTLAQELMLPQGLQTQPQVFRRCVDIFERLSVPLRVFLNLVLIDATTCTNFMNVPASAAHHHAYRGGLFEHSVNVAQRIPALLGDGDSIQCQLGMVLGLVHDIGKVRTLSPQLEVTQMGKRVDHDSLTLELCARAFEYLDNIEPQWALELRHCLTCQSASAKWGKAPQTPLAQMLKLADNIDAKAGLKQ comes from the coding sequence ATGAGCCTAAATAATGAGCCGCCAACCTGTGTGGTTGACCCTGCTACGTTACTGCATCGCAGTTCTTTATTGCCACCACAGACTGTTGGTTATTGTCGAGTATTGCAATGTCGCGAAGAGCTTGATTGCTGCGATCAGCCATTCAAACGACTACAGTTGAGTAACCACGCAGGTACTTGCTGGGCTTTCGATTTTAACTATTCGTTTTCCCATCATGACGTCTTCCCAGGTCAGTTAGCTTGGGTCAGTCTTGCGCGACAACGGGGCGACTGGACAATCTTGCTGCATGTGAGCGAACTGGTGGTGAGCAAACCTCCTGGCGAACAGACACTCGCGCAGGAATTGATGTTGCCCCAAGGGTTACAAACGCAACCACAGGTATTTAGGCGTTGTGTGGATATTTTCGAACGACTGTCAGTGCCGCTCCGAGTATTTCTTAATCTGGTGTTGATAGATGCTACAACCTGCACCAACTTTATGAATGTACCAGCTAGCGCCGCTCATCATCATGCCTACCGTGGCGGATTATTTGAGCATAGCGTGAATGTGGCGCAACGTATTCCTGCGTTACTTGGTGATGGCGATAGTATTCAATGTCAACTGGGGATGGTGCTCGGGTTGGTTCATGATATCGGCAAAGTGAGAACCTTAAGCCCACAATTGGAAGTCACCCAAATGGGCAAGCGTGTAGATCACGACAGTCTGACACTGGAGTTGTGCGCGAGGGCGTTTGAGTATCTTGATAACATTGAGCCGCAGTGGGCTTTGGAGCTTCGTCATTGCCTCACTTGCCAAAGTGCCAGCGCTAAATGGGGAAAAGCCCCACAAACCCCATTGGCACAAATGCTTAAGCTGGCAGACAACATTGATGCAAAAGCAGGTTTAAAGCAGTGA
- a CDS encoding site-specific integrase: protein MASINQRGGHLYIDFRYEGVRCREQTTLTDTQANRRKLQKVINQMDADVRLGCFVYSEYFPASQRSKLFVQADAIAKRQKAELLGEYTVGANQLQGISTVRFDEFVAEWFEENEARWKESYKDSMRIYLGSYLTPQFGDMYVDKITRPDILKYRAALVKARTNGKTLSADYINHIMTPLRMILNEAAERYAFKTPFENIKQLRVERRDVNPFSLEQVWAFLGTVRPEFKNYFKTRFFTGMRTSEIDGLKWKYVDFERCTISIRETYVHGRMDTTKTAGSHREIQMSTIIYEALLSQHEVSGQQEFVFCNAKGKPLDKTNIRERIWKPTLKKLGMQYRRPYETRHTAATIWLAAGEAPEWIARQMGHTTTKMLFETYSRFVPNLTRKDGSAFEKLISPMMEGSRHEPK, encoded by the coding sequence GTGGCTAGTATTAACCAAAGAGGGGGGCATCTGTATATTGATTTTCGATATGAGGGGGTTCGCTGCCGAGAACAAACCACGCTGACGGATACTCAAGCTAATCGTCGTAAATTACAAAAAGTCATCAATCAAATGGATGCAGATGTCAGGCTAGGCTGTTTTGTCTACTCTGAATATTTTCCAGCGTCCCAGCGGTCGAAATTGTTCGTGCAAGCTGATGCGATTGCCAAAAGACAAAAAGCTGAGTTGCTGGGGGAATATACCGTGGGGGCAAATCAGCTACAGGGTATCTCGACAGTTCGATTCGATGAGTTTGTTGCGGAATGGTTTGAGGAGAATGAAGCTCGTTGGAAAGAGAGTTATAAAGACAGTATGCGCATCTATTTGGGTAGTTATCTTACTCCCCAGTTTGGTGATATGTATGTTGATAAAATTACTCGTCCTGACATTCTAAAGTACCGTGCGGCGCTGGTAAAAGCTCGTACAAATGGTAAAACTCTCTCTGCAGATTATATTAATCACATCATGACACCGCTGCGCATGATCTTGAACGAAGCAGCCGAACGTTACGCATTTAAAACACCTTTTGAAAATATCAAGCAGCTAAGGGTAGAGCGACGGGATGTGAATCCATTTAGTTTAGAACAAGTGTGGGCATTTCTTGGCACTGTTCGTCCAGAGTTCAAAAATTATTTTAAAACTCGCTTTTTCACAGGTATGAGAACGTCAGAAATTGATGGTCTGAAATGGAAGTATGTTGATTTTGAGCGTTGTACGATCTCTATACGCGAGACTTATGTACACGGCCGAATGGATACAACTAAAACGGCTGGTTCTCATCGTGAAATACAGATGTCAACCATTATTTATGAGGCATTGCTTTCTCAGCATGAGGTTTCTGGTCAACAAGAGTTTGTGTTTTGCAATGCAAAGGGTAAGCCGCTGGATAAAACCAATATTCGAGAGCGAATTTGGAAGCCAACTCTTAAGAAACTTGGCATGCAATATCGTCGCCCGTATGAAACCAGGCATACGGCCGCAACAATTTGGTTAGCTGCTGGGGAAGCGCCAGAGTGGATCGCCCGGCAAATGGGGCATACAACGACAAAAATGCTGTTTGAGACCTATAGTCGTTTTGTGCCGAATCTCACGCGCAAGGATGGCAGTGCATTTGAAAAATTGATTAGCCCAATGATGGAGGGAAGCAGGCATGAGCCTAAATAA
- a CDS encoding helix-turn-helix domain-containing protein, whose product MRHASSLAVKSVCSIRPPFRLHKTNVEVKIRLLKTNLITFSNNKLIRYKIHELIAAQPIRNGRKVTLSFLAEQVGVQSSAMSKIANNKGYNTSMTTIDALCRFFDCKIDDVVEYIPD is encoded by the coding sequence ATGCGACATGCAAGTTCTTTAGCTGTTAAGAGCGTCTGTTCCATAAGACCTCCTTTTCGTCTTCATAAGACAAATGTAGAAGTCAAAATCCGTCTTCTCAAGACGAATTTAATAACATTTAGTAATAACAAATTGATTAGATATAAAATACATGAGCTAATTGCAGCGCAGCCTATCCGTAATGGGCGCAAAGTGACATTAAGCTTTCTTGCCGAACAGGTAGGAGTGCAGAGTTCGGCGATGTCAAAAATCGCTAACAACAAGGGTTACAACACTAGCATGACGACAATAGACGCACTTTGTCGGTTCTTCGATTGCAAAATTGACGATGTAGTGGAATACATTCCCGACTAA